The following coding sequences lie in one Megalodesulfovibrio gigas DSM 1382 = ATCC 19364 genomic window:
- a CDS encoding ABC transporter ATP-binding protein: MLKLDGIHTFYGSIHALKGVSLEVNQGEIVTLIGANGAGKSTTLMTLCGVIRPKQGTVTFNGQDITRVSTEKIVKLGVTQVPEGRMIFPRLTVIENLRMGAYLRRDPDGVKADEEKVFGLFPRLKERRGQYGGTLSGGEQQMLAIGRAIMARPSLLLLDEPSLGLAPIVVENIFDVIVNINKAGTTVLLVEQNAQMALHIAHRGYVLTTGEVHLTGTSKELLENPQVRAAYLGLE; encoded by the coding sequence ATGCTCAAACTCGACGGCATCCATACCTTCTACGGCAGCATCCATGCCCTGAAAGGCGTCTCCCTGGAGGTGAACCAGGGGGAAATCGTCACCCTCATCGGGGCCAACGGCGCCGGCAAGTCCACCACCCTGATGACCCTGTGCGGCGTCATCCGGCCCAAGCAAGGCACGGTGACCTTCAACGGGCAGGATATCACCCGGGTCTCCACCGAAAAAATCGTCAAACTCGGCGTCACCCAGGTCCCCGAAGGACGCATGATCTTCCCCCGCCTCACGGTCATCGAGAACCTGCGCATGGGGGCCTACCTGCGCCGCGACCCGGACGGCGTGAAGGCCGACGAAGAAAAAGTCTTTGGCCTCTTTCCCCGGCTGAAGGAACGCCGCGGCCAGTACGGCGGCACCCTTTCCGGCGGCGAGCAGCAGATGCTGGCCATCGGCCGGGCCATTATGGCCCGCCCTTCCCTGCTTCTGCTGGACGAACCCTCCCTGGGCCTGGCGCCCATTGTGGTGGAAAATATCTTCGACGTCATCGTCAACATCAACAAGGCCGGCACCACGGTGCTGCTGGTGGAGCAGAACGCCCAGATGGCCCTGCATATTGCCCACCGCGGCTACGTGCTGACCACCGGCGAGGTGCACCTCACGGGCACCTCCAAAGAATTGCTGGAAAATCCCCAGGTCCGCGCCGCCTACCTGGGGCTGGAATAA
- a CDS encoding ABC transporter ATP-binding protein, producing MTAPAPLLKVDQVYKRFGGLMALTDVSFDIMPGKIQGLIGPNGAGKTTLFNCITGVYKPTQGDITLMPPAKNGAPAESLHINGKKPDKVVALGIARTFQNIRLFSSLTVLDNVRIGRHCRTASNLVGAVLRLGGQRCEEAAIIDASMKWLKFVGLERHALAPASSLSYGDQRRLEIARALATEPALLLLDEPAAGMNPRETADLDHLIHAILDEGVTVLLIEHDMKLVMKICEQLIVLDHGERIAYGPPAVIKDDPKVVEAYLGRGAAHA from the coding sequence ATGACCGCCCCCGCTCCGCTTCTGAAAGTAGATCAGGTCTACAAGCGCTTCGGCGGTCTGATGGCCCTGACCGACGTCAGCTTCGATATCATGCCCGGCAAGATCCAAGGGCTCATCGGTCCCAACGGCGCAGGCAAGACCACCCTCTTCAACTGCATCACCGGCGTGTACAAACCCACGCAGGGCGACATCACCCTCATGCCGCCGGCGAAAAATGGCGCACCCGCCGAGTCCCTGCACATCAACGGCAAAAAACCGGACAAGGTGGTGGCCCTGGGCATTGCCCGGACCTTCCAGAACATCCGCCTGTTCTCCTCCCTCACCGTACTGGACAACGTGCGCATCGGCCGCCATTGCCGCACGGCCTCCAATCTGGTGGGCGCGGTGCTGCGCCTGGGCGGGCAGCGGTGTGAGGAAGCAGCCATCATCGACGCCAGCATGAAATGGCTGAAATTCGTAGGCCTGGAGCGCCACGCCCTGGCCCCGGCCTCTTCCCTCTCCTACGGCGACCAGCGCCGCCTGGAAATCGCCCGGGCCCTGGCCACGGAGCCGGCCCTGCTGCTCCTGGACGAGCCCGCCGCCGGCATGAACCCACGCGAAACCGCGGACCTGGATCATTTGATCCACGCCATCCTCGACGAAGGCGTCACCGTGCTGCTCATTGAACACGACATGAAACTGGTGATGAAAATCTGCGAGCAACTCATCGTGCTGGACCACGGCGAACGCATCGCCTACGGCCCGCCCGCCGTCATCAAGGACGACCCCAAGGTCGTGGAGGCCTACCTGGGCCGGGGGGCCGCCCATGCCTAA
- a CDS encoding branched-chain amino acid ABC transporter permease has protein sequence MPKKFILPLFLAVALAFPLLPMSNDYVLHVVTLVVVYMVLAMGLNVLPGFCGLLDLGFVGFYGVGAYTAGLLTVHYGVSLWIMVPAAVLNGALWGVVLGVPTLRLSGDYFAIVTFGFAELVVLFLTNEIWLTRGPLGLPGIDPVSVDLSFLNPAWIYEFEGERPYFYLGLAMLVLVYLTMRRLEDSRLGRAWLAIREDQLAAASCGVNIYAYKIIAFGISAGVGALAGCFFARWTLFLSPDMFKFWESFLILCMVVLGGLGNIHGAMVGAAILIALGEVLRVVLPELGLPNEARFLVYGLIMICIMRFKPKGFFPKIAAAGESNPLIKRLRAQLEQHGGTAR, from the coding sequence ATGCCCAAAAAATTCATCCTCCCTCTCTTTCTGGCAGTGGCCCTGGCCTTTCCCCTGCTGCCCATGTCCAACGATTACGTGCTCCATGTCGTCACGCTGGTGGTGGTGTACATGGTGCTGGCCATGGGCCTGAACGTGCTGCCCGGGTTCTGCGGCCTGCTGGATCTGGGCTTCGTGGGCTTTTACGGCGTGGGCGCATACACCGCCGGTCTGCTCACGGTGCACTATGGTGTGAGCCTGTGGATCATGGTCCCGGCGGCGGTGCTCAACGGCGCGCTGTGGGGCGTGGTGCTGGGCGTGCCAACCCTCAGGCTTTCAGGCGATTATTTCGCCATCGTCACCTTCGGGTTCGCCGAGCTGGTGGTGCTGTTCCTGACCAACGAAATCTGGCTCACCCGCGGTCCCCTGGGGCTGCCGGGCATCGATCCCGTGAGCGTGGACCTCTCCTTCCTCAATCCGGCCTGGATCTACGAGTTCGAGGGCGAGCGGCCGTACTTCTATCTGGGGCTGGCCATGCTGGTCCTGGTGTACCTGACCATGCGCCGGCTGGAGGACTCCCGCCTGGGCCGGGCTTGGCTGGCCATCCGGGAAGATCAGCTCGCGGCGGCCAGCTGCGGGGTGAACATCTACGCGTACAAGATCATCGCCTTCGGCATTTCCGCCGGGGTGGGCGCGCTGGCCGGCTGCTTCTTTGCCCGCTGGACGCTCTTCCTTTCGCCAGATATGTTCAAGTTCTGGGAATCCTTCCTCATCCTGTGCATGGTGGTCCTGGGAGGCCTGGGGAACATCCACGGCGCCATGGTGGGCGCGGCCATCCTCATCGCCCTGGGCGAGGTGCTGCGCGTGGTGCTGCCGGAACTGGGCCTGCCCAACGAAGCCCGCTTTCTGGTGTACGGATTGATCATGATCTGTATCATGCGTTTCAAACCCAAAGGCTTTTTCCCGAAAATCGCCGCCGCCGGCGAGTCCAATCCCCTGATCAAGCGCCTGCGCGCCCAGCTCGAACAGCACGGAGGAACCGCCCGATGA
- a CDS encoding branched-chain amino acid ABC transporter permease, with protein MLEQQLVNGLTLGVIYALIAVGYTMVYGVIELINFAHGEVYMIGAFLCVTFITAVGLPFYVSMLLAMICAAAIGVSIDRIAYRPLRSSPRLAVLITAIGMSIFLQNLAMIIWGSRPVPFPQDAVPAYLKLTAIEFSGVHLSWLQLFIFAVTFSMMLLLYVIINHTRMGTAMRALAQNRTCSQLMGVNVNRVIAFTFALGSSMGAVAGVLVAVYYNTLSPTMGYVAGVKAFAAAVLGGIGSVPGAMLGGIVLGIAEALGAGYVSSLYRDGVAYAVLIAVIIFRPSGLLGKALVEKA; from the coding sequence GTGCTAGAGCAACAACTCGTCAACGGGCTGACTCTCGGGGTCATCTACGCCCTCATCGCCGTCGGCTACACCATGGTGTACGGCGTCATCGAACTCATCAACTTCGCACACGGCGAAGTGTACATGATCGGGGCGTTCTTGTGCGTGACCTTCATCACGGCTGTGGGCCTTCCGTTCTACGTGTCCATGCTGCTGGCCATGATCTGCGCCGCAGCCATCGGAGTCTCCATTGATCGCATCGCCTACCGGCCCTTGCGAAGTTCGCCCAGGCTGGCGGTGCTCATCACCGCCATCGGGATGTCCATTTTTCTGCAGAACCTGGCCATGATCATCTGGGGGAGCCGGCCGGTGCCCTTCCCGCAGGATGCCGTGCCCGCGTACCTGAAGCTCACGGCCATTGAATTCAGCGGCGTGCACCTTTCCTGGCTGCAATTGTTCATCTTTGCGGTGACCTTCAGCATGATGCTGCTGTTGTACGTGATCATCAACCACACCCGCATGGGCACGGCCATGCGCGCCCTGGCCCAGAACCGGACCTGCAGCCAGCTCATGGGCGTGAACGTGAACCGCGTCATTGCGTTCACCTTTGCCCTGGGGTCTTCCATGGGCGCAGTGGCCGGGGTGCTGGTTGCCGTGTATTACAACACCCTCTCCCCCACCATGGGCTACGTGGCCGGGGTGAAGGCCTTTGCCGCGGCCGTGCTGGGCGGCATTGGCTCCGTGCCGGGAGCCATGCTGGGAGGCATCGTGCTGGGCATTGCCGAGGCCCTGGGGGCGGGCTACGTCTCGTCCCTGTATCGCGACGGCGTGGCCTATGCCGTGCTCATCGCGGTCATCATCTTCCGCCCTTCCGGCTTGCTGGGCAAAGCCCTGGTGGAGAAGGCGTAA
- a CDS encoding ABC transporter substrate-binding protein, with protein sequence MRSLKLARLAVLASFLILGAAGAAAAADTIKIAVPSPFTGAAAGYGDNVKAGVELKLAEINAAGGINGKQVVAEFLDEQCDPKEAATVAAKIVQDDAIVGVVGHLCSSAHLAALPNYVKKGIVAVSPTATNVTISEKNKDKAGKAWSYRVVYRDDFQGAFLARYASQVLGLKAIAVFYENNDYGIGLKEAFVKEAKKIGLAVVGEEGYMKGASDFTPQLTSLKSKNPDGLFISGYYNEGALIATQAKKLGMNVAKFGADGLDNADYIKLAADAAENTYMTVPFLAEAASADAQAFLKKFADTYKRESDWMSANAFDATGVVLEAVKAAGMDRAKVRDAIAAMNSPETGFKGITGNTYFDANGDCLKNAFVKVVKGGTFVPADKQME encoded by the coding sequence ATGCGTTCGTTGAAACTGGCACGTCTTGCCGTGCTTGCGTCGTTCCTGATTTTGGGCGCCGCCGGCGCCGCCGCTGCGGCGGACACCATCAAAATCGCCGTACCTTCCCCCTTCACCGGCGCTGCTGCCGGCTACGGCGACAACGTGAAAGCCGGCGTGGAACTGAAGCTGGCCGAAATCAACGCCGCTGGCGGGATCAACGGCAAGCAGGTGGTGGCCGAATTCCTCGACGAGCAGTGCGATCCCAAGGAAGCCGCCACCGTGGCCGCCAAGATCGTGCAGGACGACGCCATTGTCGGCGTCGTGGGCCATCTGTGCTCCTCCGCCCATCTGGCCGCCCTGCCCAACTACGTGAAGAAGGGCATCGTCGCCGTCTCCCCCACTGCCACCAACGTGACCATTTCTGAAAAGAACAAGGACAAAGCCGGCAAGGCCTGGAGCTACCGCGTGGTATACCGCGACGACTTCCAGGGCGCGTTCCTCGCTCGCTATGCCTCCCAGGTGCTGGGCCTGAAGGCCATTGCCGTGTTCTATGAGAACAACGACTACGGCATCGGTCTCAAGGAAGCCTTTGTGAAGGAAGCCAAGAAGATCGGTCTCGCCGTGGTGGGCGAGGAAGGCTACATGAAGGGCGCGTCCGACTTCACGCCCCAGCTCACCTCCCTCAAGAGCAAGAATCCCGACGGTCTGTTCATCTCCGGCTACTACAACGAAGGCGCCCTCATCGCCACTCAGGCCAAAAAGCTGGGCATGAACGTGGCCAAGTTCGGCGCGGACGGGCTGGACAACGCCGACTACATCAAGCTCGCCGCCGACGCCGCTGAAAACACCTACATGACCGTGCCCTTCCTGGCCGAAGCCGCCAGCGCCGACGCCCAGGCCTTCCTCAAGAAGTTCGCCGACACCTACAAGCGTGAATCCGACTGGATGAGCGCCAATGCCTTCGACGCCACCGGCGTGGTGCTGGAAGCCGTGAAGGCGGCCGGCATGGATCGCGCCAAGGTGCGCGACGCCATTGCCGCCATGAACAGCCCCGAAACCGGTTTCAAGGGCATCACCGGCAACACCTACTTCGACGCCAACGGCGACTGCCTGAAGAACGCCTTCGTCAAGGTGGTCAAGGGTGGCACCTTCGTGCCTGCAGACAAGCAAATGGAATAA
- a CDS encoding tetratricopeptide repeat protein: MARKNKSKKHAVPHQAAPVAPAASTTPGAPASPVVVSPMRVLALGGMGLFIIAVFLWSFISRMSSDTRFEDRRPKMGQMGGQAGGMPMPEGISESMPPAMAEAMQKQRASQEGQQTPQGMPGQAMAGMDADGMNRVGAMMRQMQGDPNNATVLAMLADEFMHMQDWEAAVSFLNRALVAEPANARVMGLLGISHFNMKEYDAAVQYFESLLAVEPDNAGAHYNLGMIYTRFLNRPEEGRRRLEAMLLLPTVTDPLRREATALLEAAPPAAASPADNASGTGNASSS; encoded by the coding sequence ATGGCCCGGAAAAATAAGTCCAAAAAACACGCTGTTCCGCACCAGGCTGCCCCGGTCGCACCGGCGGCGTCCACCACTCCCGGGGCTCCCGCGTCGCCCGTGGTCGTTTCGCCCATGCGGGTGCTGGCCCTGGGGGGCATGGGCCTGTTCATCATCGCCGTGTTTCTGTGGTCCTTCATTTCCCGCATGTCCAGCGACACCCGTTTCGAGGACCGGCGGCCCAAAATGGGCCAGATGGGTGGCCAGGCAGGCGGCATGCCCATGCCCGAGGGGATAAGCGAATCCATGCCCCCGGCCATGGCCGAAGCCATGCAAAAACAGCGGGCCAGCCAGGAGGGACAGCAAACGCCTCAGGGCATGCCCGGCCAGGCCATGGCCGGCATGGACGCCGACGGCATGAACCGCGTGGGCGCCATGATGCGCCAGATGCAGGGCGATCCCAACAACGCCACCGTGCTGGCCATGCTGGCAGACGAGTTCATGCATATGCAGGACTGGGAAGCCGCCGTGAGCTTCCTGAACAGGGCCCTGGTGGCAGAGCCGGCCAATGCTCGCGTGATGGGTCTGTTGGGCATCAGCCACTTCAACATGAAAGAATACGACGCCGCGGTGCAATACTTCGAAAGCCTGCTGGCCGTGGAGCCGGACAACGCCGGGGCGCATTACAACCTGGGCATGATTTATACGCGGTTCCTGAACCGGCCCGAAGAAGGCCGCCGCAGGCTGGAAGCCATGCTGCTGTTGCCCACGGTCACCGACCCCCTGCGCCGCGAAGCCACGGCCCTGCTGGAAGCAGCACCACCGGCCGCCGCCTCCCCGGCAGACAACGCCAGCGGCACGGGCAACGCCAGCAGCTCGTGA
- a CDS encoding CcmD family protein translates to MDVQTALMAANALVWLGVAGYIVFLAGRQRLLSQRIDRLEHLHGPEK, encoded by the coding sequence ATGGATGTCCAAACCGCCCTCATGGCCGCCAATGCCCTGGTCTGGCTTGGCGTGGCCGGGTACATCGTCTTTCTGGCCGGCCGGCAGCGCCTGTTGTCCCAACGTATTGATCGCCTGGAGCATCTGCATGGCCCGGAAAAATAA
- a CDS encoding cytochrome c biogenesis protein: MTLPIPLLATLAGLAMAASQWLIWVYAPVEATLGPVQKIFYLHLPLAWWSLLSFGVTFVASALYLLKKNLRFDLLAGAAAEIGVLFSSLALITGSIWGRVSWNVWWTWDPRLTTTLVMWFIYAAYLLVRGLEMPRERKATVAAVLGVVAFLDVPLVFWSARLWRSVHPAVFASKGGGLTGEMATTVIACVGAWFFVWICLLLIRRRQLLQQERLLGLQQTLSASN, from the coding sequence ATGACCCTGCCCATTCCCTTGCTGGCGACGCTGGCCGGCCTGGCCATGGCCGCCTCGCAGTGGCTCATCTGGGTGTACGCGCCCGTGGAGGCCACGCTAGGCCCGGTGCAGAAGATCTTCTATCTGCACCTGCCCCTGGCATGGTGGTCCCTGCTGAGCTTCGGGGTCACCTTTGTGGCCAGCGCCTTGTATCTGCTAAAGAAAAACCTCCGCTTCGACCTGCTGGCCGGGGCGGCGGCAGAAATTGGCGTGCTCTTTAGCAGTCTGGCGCTCATCACCGGCTCCATCTGGGGTCGGGTGTCGTGGAATGTCTGGTGGACGTGGGATCCGCGGCTGACCACCACCCTGGTGATGTGGTTCATCTACGCCGCCTATCTGCTGGTCCGCGGTCTGGAAATGCCGCGCGAACGCAAGGCCACGGTGGCGGCCGTGCTGGGGGTGGTGGCGTTTCTGGATGTGCCGCTGGTGTTCTGGTCCGCCCGGTTGTGGCGTTCCGTACACCCGGCCGTCTTCGCCTCCAAGGGGGGTGGGCTCACGGGCGAGATGGCCACCACGGTCATCGCCTGCGTGGGGGCGTGGTTTTTTGTCTGGATCTGCCTGCTGCTCATCCGGCGGCGGCAGCTTCTGCAGCAGGAACGGCTGCTCGGCCTGCAGCAAACCTTGAGCGCAAGCAATTAA
- a CDS encoding heme exporter protein CcmB, which yields MLRAALVIAHKDLRLLAGRSSGLVQAILLGLVLLFLFSLSQAPGQRLPAQSAAAVFWMASLFCEILVVNALFFVEEVQGARLALALSPMPLQAVWLGKVLASLVLLLLAQCLFLPASVAFLGQSFSGDVLPALAMVLLADWGLVALGALLGALSQGQAARESLLSVVLFPLLLPLLLAAVRGMTQALGGPPESLDNWFLTAGAFDLMFTAAALFLFPFVYGGDA from the coding sequence GTGCTGAGGGCGGCGCTCGTCATCGCGCACAAGGATCTGCGGCTGCTGGCCGGCCGGTCCAGCGGGCTGGTGCAGGCCATCCTGCTGGGATTGGTGTTGCTGTTCCTGTTCAGCCTCTCGCAAGCGCCAGGGCAGCGGCTGCCGGCCCAGAGCGCGGCGGCGGTGTTCTGGATGGCGTCCTTGTTCTGCGAAATCCTGGTGGTCAACGCCTTGTTTTTTGTGGAGGAAGTCCAGGGCGCACGGCTGGCGCTGGCCCTTTCTCCCATGCCGTTGCAGGCGGTCTGGCTGGGCAAGGTCCTGGCCAGTCTGGTGCTGCTGCTGCTGGCGCAGTGCCTGTTCCTGCCGGCCAGCGTGGCGTTTCTGGGGCAATCCTTCAGCGGCGATGTACTGCCGGCCCTGGCCATGGTGCTCCTGGCGGATTGGGGTCTGGTCGCCCTGGGCGCGCTGCTGGGGGCGCTTTCCCAGGGGCAGGCGGCGCGGGAGTCGTTGCTGTCTGTGGTGCTGTTTCCCCTGCTGCTGCCTCTGCTGCTGGCGGCGGTGCGCGGGATGACCCAGGCCCTGGGTGGCCCGCCCGAATCGCTGGACAACTGGTTTTTGACTGCCGGCGCTTTTGATCTCATGTTCACGGCGGCGGCACTTTTTCTTTTTCCTTTTGTCTATGGAGGGGATGCATGA
- a CDS encoding ABC transporter ATP-binding protein: MTQAPRHSGQLAAAKGLGKFYGPRLVFKDVQFTLHAGECLLLAGPNGAGKSTLLKILAGLTPADAGVCDLTVGHDRLGFLGHVTCIYPQMSGLENLRFWARVHGLSLDDEVLRARLAAVNLADAADDRAGAYSRGMAQRLNLARVFLNEPDLLLLDEPGTGLDVASSAMLTRSIRQARERGAGVIWISHHLERDLPEANAVLALSGRGAPAYHGPAAGYTPEACTC; encoded by the coding sequence GTGACGCAGGCCCCGCGCCACTCGGGCCAGCTTGCCGCCGCCAAGGGGCTGGGCAAGTTCTACGGGCCGCGCCTCGTCTTCAAGGACGTGCAGTTCACCCTGCACGCCGGCGAATGCCTGTTGCTTGCCGGCCCCAATGGCGCCGGCAAGTCCACCCTGCTCAAGATCCTGGCCGGCCTGACCCCGGCGGATGCCGGCGTCTGCGACCTGACCGTGGGGCATGACCGCCTGGGATTTCTGGGCCATGTCACCTGCATTTATCCGCAGATGAGTGGCCTGGAGAACCTGCGCTTCTGGGCCAGGGTGCACGGGCTTTCCCTGGATGACGAGGTCCTGCGCGCCCGGCTGGCAGCGGTGAACCTTGCGGATGCAGCCGACGACCGCGCCGGCGCATATTCCCGCGGCATGGCCCAGCGGCTGAATCTGGCCCGGGTGTTCCTGAACGAGCCGGATCTCCTGCTGCTGGACGAGCCCGGCACCGGGCTGGATGTGGCCTCTTCCGCAATGCTGACCCGGTCCATCCGGCAGGCCCGGGAACGCGGGGCCGGGGTCATCTGGATCAGTCATCATCTGGAACGGGATCTGCCCGAGGCCAATGCCGTGCTGGCCCTTTCCGGCCGGGGCGCGCCGGCCTATCACGGCCCTGCGGCCGGCTACACTCCGGAGGCCTGCACGTGCTGA
- a CDS encoding heme lyase CcmF/NrfE family subunit encodes MHLLGYWTQLACLLLTLGLSAYALILCWNNDQRCPAWLERGHLVASALLTLGAGVILNALVNRDYSFLLVADYTDSVLPLFYRITAFWAGQAGSLYFWAWMVALCCVVFQATTAYSRLTPSTKLHFWLFHHGVMAFFLLLLTSYSNPFTEVIPPPADGNGLNPLLQHPGMIFHPPLLFLGYAGFTIPACLALGQTMAGEFGRAGHWTVVGRPYAVSAWVFLTAGIILGGWWSYMELGWGGYWAWDPVENASLIPWFAGTAFLHTAMLQSRRGVLPRANVFLVGLTLVTCFFATYLVRSGVVESLHAFGRAPIGIPLMLFMLATLLYLPVGIAAGYGKGDAHSKELAGLGSREGLLIIAVWALLALGLVVLMGTMWPVISQLWSANTVGLDQSFYNKVCMPFFVVLALLLCACPWMSWQGGVSKMKHLSLVVAVFAGLLVGLYLAGYTMPVPLVGAAAGGACLLSLPLLLITDKAARGLPASLAAHLVHIGLALMVVGVAISGPYQQERQVVLKPGEATEVAGFSFQYEGLREYRTSRLAGLEATIHVTKNGAPVGTLHPERRIYQKFSNAFAEASTIFSLGTEVYATLLGAQEDHTASFTLSTHPLVNWLWVGGTIMCIAPFWGIFRRKRGGEQA; translated from the coding sequence ATGCATCTGCTCGGCTACTGGACGCAGCTGGCTTGCCTGCTGCTGACTCTTGGGCTTTCCGCCTACGCCCTCATCCTGTGCTGGAACAACGACCAGCGCTGCCCGGCATGGCTGGAACGCGGGCACCTCGTCGCGTCTGCCCTGCTCACCCTGGGCGCAGGCGTCATCCTGAACGCCCTGGTGAACAGGGACTATTCTTTCCTGCTGGTGGCGGACTACACAGACAGTGTGCTGCCCCTGTTCTATCGCATCACGGCCTTCTGGGCCGGGCAGGCCGGGTCGCTCTATTTCTGGGCCTGGATGGTGGCCTTGTGCTGCGTGGTGTTTCAGGCCACCACCGCCTACTCGCGGCTCACCCCGTCCACCAAGCTGCATTTCTGGCTGTTCCACCACGGAGTGATGGCCTTCTTCCTGCTGCTGCTCACCAGCTACAGCAACCCCTTCACGGAAGTCATCCCCCCGCCTGCCGACGGCAACGGCCTGAACCCGCTGCTGCAGCATCCGGGGATGATCTTTCATCCGCCCCTGCTGTTCCTGGGCTATGCCGGATTCACCATTCCGGCCTGTCTGGCCCTGGGGCAGACCATGGCCGGCGAGTTCGGCCGTGCCGGTCACTGGACCGTGGTGGGCCGGCCCTATGCCGTGAGCGCCTGGGTCTTCCTGACGGCCGGCATCATCCTGGGCGGCTGGTGGAGCTACATGGAACTGGGCTGGGGCGGCTACTGGGCCTGGGATCCGGTGGAAAACGCCTCCCTGATCCCCTGGTTCGCCGGCACGGCCTTTCTGCATACCGCCATGCTGCAGAGCCGGCGCGGCGTGCTGCCCCGGGCCAATGTATTCCTGGTGGGCCTGACCCTGGTGACCTGCTTTTTCGCCACGTATCTGGTTCGCTCCGGCGTGGTGGAGAGCCTGCACGCCTTCGGCCGGGCACCCATTGGCATCCCGCTGATGTTGTTCATGCTCGCCACCCTGCTGTACCTGCCCGTGGGCATTGCCGCCGGGTATGGCAAGGGCGACGCCCACAGCAAGGAGCTGGCCGGGCTGGGCAGCCGGGAAGGCTTGCTCATCATCGCCGTATGGGCCCTGCTGGCCCTGGGGCTGGTGGTGCTCATGGGCACCATGTGGCCGGTGATCTCCCAGTTGTGGAGCGCCAACACCGTGGGGCTGGACCAGTCCTTCTACAACAAGGTCTGCATGCCGTTTTTCGTGGTCCTGGCGTTGCTGCTGTGCGCCTGCCCCTGGATGTCCTGGCAGGGGGGCGTGAGCAAGATGAAGCATCTGTCCCTGGTGGTGGCCGTGTTCGCAGGGCTGCTGGTGGGCTTGTATCTGGCCGGGTACACCATGCCCGTGCCCCTGGTGGGCGCGGCTGCGGGCGGAGCCTGTCTGCTCTCCCTGCCGCTGTTGCTGATCACGGACAAGGCGGCGCGCGGGCTGCCGGCCTCCCTGGCTGCGCATCTGGTGCACATCGGCCTGGCGCTGATGGTGGTGGGCGTGGCCATCTCCGGCCCCTACCAGCAGGAACGTCAGGTGGTGCTCAAGCCTGGGGAGGCAACAGAAGTGGCCGGCTTCTCCTTCCAGTATGAGGGATTGCGCGAATACCGCACCTCTCGTCTGGCCGGCCTGGAGGCCACCATCCATGTGACCAAAAACGGTGCCCCCGTGGGCACGTTGCACCCGGAACGCCGTATCTACCAGAAGTTCTCCAACGCCTTTGCCGAGGCCAGCACCATCTTCTCCCTGGGCACGGAAGTGTACGCCACCCTGCTGGGTGCGCAGGAGGATCATACGGCATCCTTCACCCTGAGCACGCACCCCCTGGTGAACTGGCTGTGGGTGGGTGGAACCATTATGTGCATTGCGCCGTTCTGGGGCATCTTCCGCAGAAAACGCGGCGGAGAACAGGCGTGA